In the Rhipicephalus microplus isolate Deutch F79 unplaced genomic scaffold, USDA_Rmic scaffold_49, whole genome shotgun sequence genome, AGTGGCACTGTGTTGCCACAGGTACCACAGAGGTCCGGTTTAGGGTCAGGGCAAGCGTCGGGTCGATGCCCAACTGAGCCGCACTGGTTGCAGGCTGGTACAGTTTTTCTGTATGGCTGCACCGGGATCAGCAGGGCGTCATAGGTGACGTACCTGGGCTTCACCTTTCCTGCAAAAGTGAGCCGCGCCTTGTTGGAGGTGCCCAAACGCCGGATGTGCAGTATTTCGCCTTCCGGCCAGTAGAAGCGTTGGCGAAGTTCGGCTTCAGAGTCAGAGCAGCGCACTGTCACCACTCCGTAGCAGGAGTCCTGGGTGCCCGCGCGGAGATACCCAAACAGGGGCACCGGTCCGACGGATGAAGGAACTGTCAGTTCACCAATTAGTTTGTCCGCAATAAGCGGATGTGGTGTGTAGGCCAGGATGAGGTTTTCGTCCTGCACCATCACGACTGTGACCAGCCGGTTCGCGTTCGCTCCGAGGTGGGCGATGAGCGCGCTGCCGGCTCCGTTCTCGGGGAAAACAGCGGTGAGGGATAGTTGTGTCCGTGCTttcagaacaacaacaaaatcagTTTCCTTCGGCTTCGGCAGAGGCCGAGGCTGCCACGAGGGCCGCTTCCTCCCCTGTTGCGGGCCCGCGGAGCGCGGCGCAGGCGGCGGAAGTGTGGAGGAGGAGCGGTCTGCCTCGTCGACAGCCGTGGTCGGGGAGGCCGCCACTGCCGCGTCGCTCGCTCGCGTCTTGCCACCGCGGCAGCAAGCGCGGTGCTCTTAAATGTTTGGGGCAGCTCCGGCCTGCTGTCCGAGGTAGAGATGGTAGTCCACATCATGCTGTGGGGGTCGTATCCGGTGTAGGTGTCCGCCACGGTGACGGTCGTGGTGGGGGACCGATCGCCCATTTTGCCGGGGGGGGCGCCATAGCCAGTAGGCCGAGCGGGGCCGCCTCCGGCGTCCAGATGTAAGTCGCCCGTGAAAGTTGTGAGGTGGGTCCACTTGCCGAAATGGGGTGTCCAGATGAACCGGATCACATTCCGGTGACGGTGGAGAGGTTTTCTTGAGGGTCCGAAGAGGTGGTCAGGGGTTCCGATCGAAAAACGATGGAGCCGAAACGCTGCAGGTCCTAATCGGTTGCGCGCTCGCAGCGCCCTCCTGTTCCGACAAAGCGCGCCGTCTGTAATGGCCGACGCCCGGAGTTTGGAGTGCTGTGCCGAAATGTTTTCAGCCGCTCCAATTGCCCCGGTTTCCGGTGCCCGACGACCCGATGTTCAGATCGAGTTTCGACCCCTCCATGTAACCCGGTGTCTCCCGAAAAATTCTCCACAGTCATCGCTTCTTCGTCCTTCAACGCCGCAGGTGGTCATCCgggcagaacgcagtaatgagccctggagccacggaggctgacggaatgTCAGGCCGggcccggcacaggcgctgcagcCGGGTCGCATGTACAGAACCTACTAGAGGTGctatgctgccccccccccccccatgccatAAATCTGAAGGATCCACACGGACCATCGCCACCATATACTGTCCGTAGACAACAAGGCACCACCCGGTCCTGGTGTTTGCGCGGTGGGCCCGCGAGAACCGTCAACAGAATCCTTCCAGAAACTACACTCCGAAATGCGCATTCGTTACCCCGACAGTTTTCTTTTCCTTGTTTTCCAACGCGTGGGTTTAAGAAATTAACGTAAACATCTTTAAAGGCCCGGGATTAAGTCCGCGTTGGCGTTGACATCACACATTGTTGCGTAGTGCACCGAGGTCACGGGccaccaaggtcaccagccgtttggtagcgtgtgtttctcagctcgccactgcttctgcgcagagctgatagacgagcggacaagacgacggtgagttaaggcaagatttATATACAGCATAGAAGTAGAGGCGTTACATAATCGGCActagggccgacagcttagggactcgaagagccgagatgttatcgctctgacgcatacgtcggctgcttgtcgatgcgccgcttggctttttttataggcccCGGGTTATGCcttgcgtcaccaacgtccaatcgGAACCGCCGCTGCTGGCGTCAGCTTCCTCAAATCGGGACCCGCCACTGGGTAGCGCCATGATCCTctaatctggagccgctgcgctgagctgcacccaaggacgagagatgttgccacgcattacgtaagactcgccagactggatgacgccgattgcttcatcgggctgtTATCAGGCCCGTGGGCTGAGAGAGCACGCCGTGCGTTGCGAAAGACAGACCAGCGCCACCgctttgatgacgtcgttgagttgatggcGCTAGGTGGGCTcactcgctggccttgacacagattgcctttgcagaggcaatggcGTTTGGTCTGGACTCTCAGGCGTAACAGTGCATAAGTACTTTTTAATAGTATGACAGATTTGGATGCGCAAAAAAGCGAATAGGTGAATTATCTGATGAAGAACAGAGCAAGAGAACCCAACTGAGGCACTGTTGTGGTTAAGAATCTCAATTGTATAAGAAGGCAGAGAAAAAATTCTAGGTACGCAGATATATGGCTAGACAGTGTTACCATTAACCCGATTGGAAAcgcgagagaagaaaaagaaaagtgaaaattCAGCtgaattgaaagcttgaaatatcgtctttcttctcacatgccgccgcttcgcctcactgcgccgaatcattcttgagagaccgattggtatgctcggaggAGGAATgtaagaggaaggacagggaggttagccagttctcagaccggctggctacagATTGTCTGTTAATACATTCACCTTATTattgtttggagccagtcagttgggtgtgggccgatgtgctattctgtcagcgctacataaattcattcaggcaaccggaacgatacgctgctagtggtactaccagatatatccaattctttgtcccccttcttcattcttactaatttgttttatatattctggtttatcgaattcttctgcacttttgcACGTTGTTGCAatggaacattattattgtttttatctaatttctctcttttttagcaaGCCTTGTACAAAAACtatctattataaggtacagtgtggccaatccgctttgtgggtatgagccaagttCTTcaaggcgacaagacaagacaagaaaaatatcgtctGCAGGGGACGATGGGTAAGCCAAATTTATTGATGCCGAATATTCCATCAATTCTCACGTGGCCTCTTTTCACTCTGCTTCAGGCATTTCACTTGAAGTGGCTTGAGAGCATCTCGAAAAGCTCGCCTTAGTTCTTCACCTGCCGAGTTGCGCCTGCGGCTTGAAGACGCGACCGAAGGACTCATCTTGTGCTCGTCGGGAAGGTACTCGCCGGCTATCACGAATAGTGCCATGGTCACAGCGGCGATGGCGAGATTGTTGCCCGTGTGCCAAGTAGGCCCTAAGAAAGCGGTGCTTATCTGCGCTAAGGTGTCGCCCACTCGGCTGCAGACGATAGCGATGGCCATGGGGACGCAACGTGCAGTGACGGTGTACATCTGGAGGGTCAGCATGCTGAAATTCAAGAGAAGGCTGTGGCCGCTCACTTTTGTGAGGACAGTTAGGACGTTGCGAACCATCTCATCGTTCACTGAAGTGGCAGTAGTGGCGTCAAGCGAGGCGCTGAAGAGAAGCCCGTTGGCGACGACGGTGCGTTTGGGGCCGTACTCAACCACCCAGCGTGTGGACAAGAGACACACGCTGAGGGAAGTGACGGCGGCTTATGGCGATAAGCTTTACCGGGCCGCTTGCGGGCATTTCGTCGTTGGTGACGTAGCTGTCGCGCCGTAGGCCCACACCGTCCACGTGTAAAAAAGAGAACAGTACGGACTCTGAGGTGCAAGCCGCAGGCGTTGGTCTGTTCTACCATCTCCGCCCCATTACTCGCCTGCGTCTTGTCCTGCAAGGCAAACAGTTGACGGCGGAGGGCCATGGTCACTTCGTTGGACCTGGCCAGGTGCACCGATACCCGTACAGTTTCTGCTGCGTGGCCTGTGGCAACGAGTCAGCTGAGAGTCCGCTAAGGTAAAGTACAGCGTTACAAGCAGGAACGTCGGCACCATGAGGAATAGCTCAAGCGTGGTCCAGCCGGTCTTCAGCGCTTCTGCGGCGGCCACCACGCTGTCGGGGACGACCAACGTGACCAGAATGGAGATGACGCAGTACAAGGGCGCCTTCCGCGGTGTACTCACTTCCCAGAGGATCGCGAGCACCGGCGGCACAATGCAGCTCGTTGCCGCTGAGACGACAGCGCGAACGATGATGAAAAACTGGAAATTGTTCGGGAGGCTTCTGGCGACGCCCGTGATGAGCACCACCGGAATGGTGCCGAAAACGACCAGCTTGCGACCGGTGTGATCCACGAGCCTGTACACCAGGGGCGTAGATACGATGCAGGAGGCGGCGTAGACGAGCCTGGCTAGCCCGATAAGCCGCGCTCGGTCGCATACCAGCGCCCACTCGCTGCTGTTCCCGTACTTGTCCAGGTCGAACTCCCACGAGGCGCAGGGAACGACGTGATTGTTCGCTACACCAAAAGGCGGTTCGCGTACGGTGCTGTAGATGCTGTTCATTGGAATGGCCGACTCTTTCCACTGCTTGACGCTGAGGTTCCCAAGTTCCTCTGGGCCGCTGCACCAGTGGTCCATGACGCAGGCGGTGATCCCGCAGCTTTCGTAGTGCAGTATGTACACCGCCAACGAGATCGCTGCGTTGAGAAGGCTCACGAGCTGTACGCGACCGTCGCCGAACGGAGGCTCGTTAACGCCAGCCATCTCGGTAACGCCAGCCATCTCGGTTCTTCTTGGGCTCTAACTTCTCCAAGTGCTTCTCTCTCTGCGGCCATGCTCTGCAGGGACAATTGGTTGCCTGTTCATCTTCTTCTGTACCACAGGAAACGGGTGAGCGAGGTTTTCTTTCGTGGTAACACGCACTGCTATTATGCCACGCCTACGCAAATAAAAGTGACAGTAATTTTATCCTTTGGAGCGATTACAAAATGTTATAGCCACCGGGAGGTTTGCCTGCTGTATGTGCGtatataatgaaaacaaaaagattaccttttTACTCTATTGATACTATTAGTTTTTGCTCTGAGACTATCTGATTGCCTGACCGATAGCTCGTGTAGCATTTTCATACAACATTTACGATTGGTTTTGCGTTTTACAGAAACTCCATTGGATGCTTTGAAATACATAACCAACAAACCCAAAGATCCTGCCACCCTGGTTCTTGGCCGATGCTCCTGTGTGGGCGAGTGCCACGAATGCAAGAACATTATCATCATTAACATGCACGCTCTGAAATAATCGACTGAATAGTCTATGGTTGCGGCAATGCGCCAAAGGCGTTCGCAGTTTTCAGCCAGAGATATTGGAGGTGGAATTCTCGACCGACGCTAACGTCCGATTTTGATTGCGAAGGCGTCAAAAAACTTCAATTATTACAGTTGATATTATCTTGGTGGGGAGAACAGCCAACTCTCGCTCACTTACGTGCGAGTGAGAACAATGACTTCAAAACACCGATTTCTGGGTTTCTAGCATGGGATCGAGAGAGCCGTCTGGCTTTGCTTGACGAAGCCCAGCAGAACGCAAAGGCCAGTAAAGTGCTGGATTGAGCACCTGGTCCACTTTCCCAGAAAACTTGTAGTCAATAAAGGTTTTCACGATTAATGCtgctatactactactactactactactactactactactactactactactactactactttattattgttatattattattattattattattattattattattattattattattattattattattattattattattattattattattattattattattattattattagcttaCGACTTCGTGCTCTCGTGATTTCATTAGTGAGATGTATAGCGAAATCGGCACGGCATGACATGACTCTCTGACGAGCATAAACGACgcatcataacatgaaaaccatgatatTCGTGTCGTGAAAAACGTGGTTGCACGTTAAAAGCAGATGCTCCATTTCcggaggcgtctctcataaacaatcatatcgtgatttcgtGACGTAAAACCCCGCATATTATTATTGCTATGAACGTCGTGATTTTCATTCCACGCTCTTGGTGATCGTGCGGCTGTTTTGTTAACTTGACATATAACAGGGTTGACGAGGGGTGACGAGGGTGTATGACGCACGTAAGTTACTGGCCCTAATGAGCCTTGCGTTATGCTATAAACGGCATGCATATGATGTGAGGCATAACTCACATATCATGGCATCGGGGTGCTTTAGGGTGAATAATTGAATTGATATATACCAACACAAGTATGGCGACACACATTTATTAGACGAACATAAATAACCGGGGGTAACGTGAATATCGTGCATGTCGTCAAGGGCATGACTTACAagtcacgctcatggtgcgcgaGCGGCCGTTTAACTATTTTTATTAACAACAAAAGTGATGTTGCGTGACGTGTCTGTAGGGAGAACACAAATGAGAGGTGGTAGCATGAAGATAGCTTCATGGATATCATGTAGGGCGTGACTCACATGTCAATTTTATGGTGGGATGGCAGTCATTTCGGTAGCTTGATATACACCAAAGCTGAGGAGTACAGTATACTGGGCGAGTCAGTATTCATTCATTATGTTGCGGCGCGAAAAGAAGAACAAAACTTACTAAAGCACACATATGACAGGACACAGTGTTGTGTCCTGTCATATGTGTTCTTTGGCgagttttctcgtttttttccagTTGTAACATAGTGACCAAAATTAGTATCGCTTGACATGACTATATCAGTGGAGTGGCATGCCCATAGAGCCGATGAGGACGAATATAAACGGGATGATAGCACCATCTGGGTTCCGGTGGCAGTTGTAGAAAGATTGAAAATTACTACtttacttgattgatatgtggggtttaacgtcccaaaatcaccatatgattatgagagacgccgtagtggagggctccggaaatttcgaccacctggggttctttaacgtgcacccaaattactACTTTACTGACAACTGAAAAAGTTTTCATTATCTTCTGTACTTAAATAGcttttcttgaacaaataatAACTAAAAATATTGTTTGTATAGTTTATAGCTGCGTATAACACGAAATGAGTTACAAAGCACCAGGACGTTTTGATAAGGCTGCTGGACAttcgcatagcagacgacgccgtcgtcgtctgcttctgcgtcatggcgGTTCCCCAATCATTGAATCAGCTCCCTGTCTCAATTTATCTCGTTTCCATATAGTACAATGCAGTAAACTACTTACCAGAAGCTCATAAGTATCTTGCATACTTTAGTGAGTGATGCCGCATACAGGCAGAGCGAGATGACAACGCTGATCACACAGACTTGTGGCAATAAATTGTTTTATTCCAAGTCAATTAACGTTCACATGATATAAAGGTCACGTAGTAACgttgttgtagggccgtgtgctcagatttgggtgcacgttagagaaccccaggtggtctaaatttccggagccctccactacggcgtctctcataatcatatggtggttttgagacgttaaaccccacaaatcaatcaatcacgtagTAACGTTTTAGAGTGTACAACGGTGAACAATATGTGTGCATCAGCGTTCATGTGCAAACAAGGTACGTACTACGCATAGCTGCAACGCAGATGCGcggagcacagaagctgtccagcgctggctgatatatCCATCGCACTCCACGAAAAGTTCTCTGCAGTAAGTAAAGGTATACTGATAACGTTCCAGCACTTCTGTAGCTGAAGATGTCGTAACACTTCGTTGACAGTATTCGGCAAGCTTCCTGTAATTAATATCAACGCATCGTATCCGCGTGTCTTTCACGAGCAGTGCGGCCCGACTGCTGTTATCGGGTTCGCGCTGCCAGATAAAGTGGGTCACTTTCCAATCTTCTACGTGTTCTCACTATTCATGTTTACAAATGCTTAAAATTAAATGAGAATCAGTTTTTTATGCGTATCATTCTCAAGTCTTACAAACAAAATCGTCAAAAAAGGCTTAGATGGCGTTTCGTTTGCCGTCGCCGGCGGTGCGCTCTCGtcgcggaggaaggaaagatggGAGGG is a window encoding:
- the LOC119161975 gene encoding organic cation transporter-like protein; the encoded protein is MAGVTEMAGVNEPPFGDGRVQLVSLLNAAISLAVYILHYESCGITACVMDHWCSGPEELGNLSVKQWKESAIPMNSIYSTVREPPFGVANNHVVPCASWEFDLDKYGNSSEWALVCDRARLIGLARLVYAASCIVSTPLVYRLVDHTGRKLVVFGTIPVVLITGVARSLPNNFQFFIIVRAVVSAATSCIVPPVLAILWEVSTPRKAPLYCVISILVTLVVPDSVVAAAEALKTGWTTLELFLMVPTFLLVTLYFTLADSQLTRCHRPRSRNCTGIGAPGQVQRSDHGPPPSTVCLAGQDAGE